The following proteins come from a genomic window of Pseudomonas syringae:
- a CDS encoding MarR family transcriptional regulator, with protein sequence MAHIPPPFYAAPYVAHPETDDGGLTADVLARGVIPDRPENMPEIDWQLQNLDRWDSNIKFAICSLLNPEGAPFEGAEPLCGALESVRDLFRLMRHFRPLRTKALRDFDAAIDDRTRPQDGGYCELCWRVSIRSSRLQELAAQQRYEVGEIVRSGQCQLSAEEHDARLAEAWLLESSLKLSPSSTLISKAEAAKLRVVFERFRIEKIVAGNLSYRYCAVHKPGSAKYHADLRYKAAFHNHLSALGRSGRSEFAFNFLPPSSPDIQEIRKLAYDQVHSGLHVVTTGKPSSLGLREKVWLMHEEGISQSEMARRLGISRQAISKAKKSLESLMNTHHAGSYINPLTGEAQVPEPIRKAIRDATMKGLSITVIAKEVGLSKGTVDGLVRLMEG encoded by the coding sequence ATGGCCCATATCCCCCCACCATTTTATGCAGCACCTTACGTTGCGCACCCTGAAACGGATGACGGCGGTCTGACAGCAGATGTTCTGGCTCGCGGTGTGATACCCGATAGGCCAGAAAATATGCCGGAGATCGACTGGCAGCTCCAGAACTTGGATCGCTGGGATTCGAATATTAAGTTCGCAATTTGTAGCTTGCTCAATCCGGAGGGTGCACCGTTCGAAGGCGCGGAACCGCTTTGTGGGGCTTTGGAGTCTGTACGTGACTTGTTTCGATTAATGCGCCACTTCAGGCCTTTACGTACAAAGGCACTGAGGGACTTTGATGCCGCTATAGATGACCGGACCCGTCCACAGGATGGCGGTTACTGTGAGCTTTGCTGGCGTGTAAGCATTCGGTCCAGCAGACTGCAGGAGCTTGCAGCCCAGCAGCGTTACGAGGTCGGCGAAATTGTCCGTTCAGGTCAGTGCCAGCTCTCTGCTGAAGAACACGACGCCAGGCTGGCAGAGGCTTGGTTGCTGGAAAGCAGCCTCAAGCTTTCTCCATCCAGTACTTTGATATCGAAAGCAGAGGCTGCAAAGTTACGCGTCGTATTCGAGCGGTTTCGTATCGAGAAAATCGTGGCGGGGAACCTAAGCTACCGGTACTGCGCCGTACACAAGCCCGGATCGGCTAAATACCATGCTGACTTACGCTACAAGGCTGCGTTTCATAATCATCTATCTGCGCTCGGCAGGTCGGGAAGATCTGAGTTTGCGTTCAATTTTCTGCCTCCCAGCTCCCCTGATATTCAGGAAATAAGAAAGCTCGCCTATGACCAGGTGCACTCAGGCTTGCACGTTGTGACGACAGGTAAGCCCTCATCACTTGGGCTACGCGAAAAAGTTTGGCTCATGCACGAAGAGGGTATCAGCCAATCAGAGATGGCAAGACGGTTGGGAATATCGCGTCAGGCGATATCAAAAGCCAAGAAAAGCCTAGAGTCATTGATGAATACGCACCATGCAGGCAGCTACATCAACCCGCTAACCGGCGAGGCGCAGGTTCCGGAACCAATTAGAAAGGCGATAAGGGATGCCACCATGAAAGGGCTATCGATCACGGTAATCGCTAAGGAGGTGGGGCTCAGCAAGGGTACTGTCGATGGTCTGGTACGTCTGATGGAGGGCTAA
- a CDS encoding DUF4238 domain-containing protein, whose protein sequence is MRIMTDQDLTRSQHYVARTYQKGWSPRRWQVDGYPKDCVVWIHDLVKKQERDTGPNALLTSNWFYESNKAAPDNEHEKWFGDFESAYAKTMRFIDSILTEVEKQMPLQDLGHGLASALAEIAKRSPELMIVLKEFAALSYARTPAMMLFKHGELKADATVGPELANVLTEPYTFIQHFRESTLLQRFKSLNIQFWISPEKGFLTCDRPCYDFGDVASGHWPLSGYDIGRRDDVAAFMPLTPRVAMLMAPATAVFLGKKMNFAPFSTKVITNESLDAANTMTINMAMRWVIGSERLLNIYERREMPLRKE, encoded by the coding sequence ATGAGAATTATGACGGATCAAGATCTTACGAGGAGCCAGCACTATGTTGCGCGCACCTATCAGAAAGGATGGTCGCCGCGTCGATGGCAGGTAGACGGTTACCCCAAGGACTGTGTAGTGTGGATTCATGACCTTGTAAAAAAACAAGAGCGAGACACAGGCCCGAATGCTCTGCTGACTTCAAATTGGTTCTACGAGTCCAACAAAGCAGCTCCCGATAACGAGCATGAGAAGTGGTTTGGAGATTTCGAGTCTGCATATGCGAAGACGATGCGTTTCATAGACTCGATCCTTACAGAGGTCGAAAAACAAATGCCGCTTCAGGACCTGGGGCACGGCCTCGCATCCGCGCTTGCAGAAATTGCTAAACGATCACCTGAGCTCATGATTGTGCTGAAGGAGTTTGCCGCACTCTCTTATGCACGTACTCCTGCGATGATGTTGTTTAAGCATGGGGAGCTAAAAGCAGATGCCACGGTCGGGCCTGAACTAGCGAATGTCTTGACCGAGCCATATACTTTTATCCAGCACTTCCGAGAGTCGACACTGTTGCAGCGGTTCAAATCGCTCAACATTCAGTTCTGGATATCTCCAGAGAAAGGTTTTTTGACATGTGATCGCCCGTGCTATGACTTTGGCGATGTCGCCTCGGGGCACTGGCCGCTTTCAGGGTATGATATTGGCCGTCGGGATGACGTAGCGGCATTCATGCCGCTCACACCCCGGGTGGCTATGCTTATGGCACCTGCCACAGCGGTATTCCTTGGCAAAAAAATGAATTTCGCGCCCTTCAGCACCAAGGTTATAACGAACGAATCGTTGGATGCCGCCAATACGATGACCATCAATATGGCAATGCGATGGGTTATTGGGAGTGAAAGACTCCTAAACATTTACGAACGGCGGGAAATGCCTCTGAGGAAAGAGTAG
- a CDS encoding site-specific integrase, with translation MATIVKTDAGTWKALVRKTGWPANAKTFRTKRDAEDWARRTEDEMIRGVYIQRSGSERMTLAIALKRYLAEISPTKKLSTQRAEATKAQQLISHLGKYSMAALSAEIIAKYRDTRLTSITNRDKPTSNNTVRLELALLSHLFTVAIQEWGLGLSFNPVLNIRKPSPGEGRDRRLSAEEERRLLAAVNAHSNPMLGWIVRIALETGMRSSEITSLRRHQVDLKKRVVRLSDTKNDSSRTVPLTRLATDTFQLAMSNPIRPIDCDLVFFGEPGKEGKRSAYAFTKTWGKLKTKLGMPDLRFHDLRHEAVSRLVEGGLSDQEVSAISGHKSMQMLKRYTHLRAEDLVGKLDKLPARR, from the coding sequence ATGGCCACCATCGTCAAAACAGACGCCGGCACCTGGAAAGCCCTGGTGCGGAAAACCGGCTGGCCCGCCAACGCGAAGACCTTCCGTACAAAGCGTGATGCCGAAGACTGGGCCCGCCGCACAGAAGATGAAATGATCAGAGGCGTGTACATTCAACGAAGTGGCTCCGAGCGCATGACACTGGCCATTGCATTGAAGCGATATCTAGCCGAAATCAGCCCAACGAAGAAACTGAGCACACAGCGGGCTGAGGCAACTAAGGCTCAGCAACTGATTAGCCATTTGGGTAAGTACTCGATGGCTGCGCTATCTGCGGAAATCATCGCTAAGTATCGGGACACGCGCTTAACATCGATCACCAATCGCGATAAACCGACAAGCAACAATACAGTGCGCCTTGAGCTGGCCCTCCTGAGCCATCTTTTTACCGTAGCGATTCAGGAGTGGGGGTTGGGGTTGAGCTTCAACCCGGTTCTGAACATCCGCAAGCCAAGCCCGGGAGAAGGAAGAGATCGACGGCTCTCTGCCGAAGAGGAACGGCGGTTGCTGGCCGCAGTGAATGCGCACAGCAATCCAATGCTTGGCTGGATTGTTAGAATCGCCTTGGAGACAGGCATGCGTTCGTCGGAGATAACCTCGTTGCGCCGACATCAAGTCGATCTGAAAAAGCGCGTGGTGCGACTCTCTGATACCAAAAACGATAGCTCACGTACCGTGCCGCTGACCCGGCTGGCCACTGACACGTTCCAACTGGCGATGAGCAATCCTATTCGCCCAATCGACTGCGATCTGGTTTTTTTTGGGGAGCCTGGCAAAGAGGGCAAGCGCAGCGCATATGCCTTCACCAAAACGTGGGGCAAGCTGAAAACGAAGCTGGGCATGCCGGACCTTCGCTTTCATGATCTTCGCCATGAGGCAGTCAGCCGGTTGGTAGAGGGTGGCCTTTCTGACCAAGAGGTGTCCGCCATCAGCGGGCATAAGTCAATGCAGATGCTCAAGCGCTACACGCATCTGCGCGCGGAGGATCTAGTTGGCAAATTAGACAAACTCCCGGCAAGACGCTAA
- a CDS encoding sensor domain-containing protein, producing MIDNSVLEALRLSECKFATVFAQCPDIMIIASLVNGHIMDANAAFAKQTGIEIDEAIGRTPTALNLWAVPGMGPNILEQLQKGIIHNLEVPFRCKNGYTFSGLMSAQPLDFCSTPAVLVIVRDITQLKQAQQQLQFSEEKFANAFHNSPDGLAITRQEDGMVLEVNEGFCRITGYSEQQCVAHSTFDLGIWADLNDRHTLIERLKSHGSVRDLRARLRDASGNIRICELSSQPIVIAGEDCLLTISRDITQNQQMQEKLHLAATVFESTAEGVLITDTDQRITAVNRAFSAITGYSESEAIGQTPRLLASGQHDSAFYAAMWHQLSAEGHWQGEISNRRKNGEIYPGWLTISAVRNKDDLLTHFVAVFADISSLKQAQARLDYQAHHDPLTGLPNRTLFESRLQSALLHSEESGGLGAVLFLDLDRFKHINDSLGHPVGDLLLKGIAHRLKESLRDIDTVARLGGDEFIILLPGLLQPGDALTIAHKLLACFSAPFQAGEHELFISPSIGSCLFPTDGSDVTTLVKNADAAMYQSKAKGRNRVESYTRDLTEQASQRIALEQELRRALDRNQLSLFYQPKISLLTQTLVGAEALIRWNHPTFGDVPPDSFIALAEENGMILQIGDWVLEQACRQMGKWRKTFQPFGPLSVNLAGAQLHQPNLVEHIEKLLADNGLVPDCLQLEITENFIMSQTQEALEVLHKLKKLGVQLAIDDFGTGYSSLSYLKRLPLDILKIDQSFVRGLPDDTHDAAIVRAIIALGRSLQLTVIAEGVETREQQQFLATEGCEQMQGYISSLPLLPEEFSARFLLMNLSDVSDSTAAKPPL from the coding sequence ATAATCGATAACAGCGTCCTGGAAGCGTTGCGCCTGTCGGAATGCAAGTTCGCCACGGTTTTCGCGCAATGCCCGGACATCATGATTATCGCCAGCCTTGTCAACGGGCACATCATGGATGCCAACGCGGCGTTCGCGAAGCAAACGGGTATTGAGATTGACGAGGCGATTGGCAGAACCCCTACCGCGCTGAATCTGTGGGCAGTGCCCGGCATGGGGCCAAACATTCTGGAGCAACTGCAAAAAGGCATTATCCACAACCTGGAAGTCCCTTTTCGGTGCAAGAACGGCTACACCTTTTCGGGCCTTATGTCAGCCCAGCCCCTCGATTTTTGCTCAACGCCAGCCGTGCTGGTAATCGTCCGCGACATTACCCAGCTCAAACAAGCCCAGCAGCAGTTGCAATTCTCCGAAGAGAAGTTTGCCAACGCCTTCCACAACTCGCCCGACGGACTGGCAATAACCCGCCAGGAGGACGGGATGGTATTGGAAGTCAATGAAGGGTTTTGCCGCATTACCGGGTACAGCGAACAGCAATGCGTTGCGCACTCGACGTTCGACCTGGGCATCTGGGCTGACCTGAATGATCGGCACACCCTGATTGAGCGACTTAAAAGCCATGGTTCCGTGCGCGACTTGAGAGCCCGCCTGCGCGACGCCAGTGGCAACATCCGGATTTGTGAATTGTCATCGCAGCCGATTGTGATCGCGGGTGAAGACTGCCTGCTGACGATCTCGCGGGACATCACCCAAAACCAGCAAATGCAGGAAAAACTGCATCTTGCGGCCACGGTCTTCGAAAGCACTGCCGAGGGCGTACTGATCACCGACACCGATCAGCGCATCACGGCTGTCAACCGGGCATTCAGTGCGATTACCGGATACAGCGAGAGCGAAGCCATCGGCCAGACACCGCGCCTGCTCGCCTCAGGTCAGCATGACAGCGCATTCTATGCAGCGATGTGGCATCAACTGAGCGCCGAAGGTCACTGGCAGGGCGAGATCAGTAACCGCCGCAAGAATGGCGAGATCTACCCAGGCTGGCTGACCATCAGCGCCGTGCGCAACAAAGATGACCTCCTGACGCATTTCGTCGCAGTATTCGCCGACATCTCCAGCCTTAAACAGGCGCAGGCAAGACTGGACTATCAGGCGCATCACGACCCGCTTACCGGCCTGCCCAACCGAACCCTGTTCGAGAGCCGCCTGCAGTCAGCGCTGCTGCACAGCGAGGAGTCAGGCGGTCTTGGTGCTGTGTTGTTTCTGGATCTGGACCGCTTCAAGCATATCAACGACAGCCTGGGCCATCCGGTCGGCGATCTGCTCCTCAAGGGCATTGCACATCGCCTCAAGGAGAGCCTGCGGGATATCGACACCGTCGCGCGGCTCGGTGGTGACGAGTTCATCATCCTGCTGCCCGGTCTGCTGCAACCCGGCGACGCACTGACCATCGCCCATAAACTGCTGGCCTGCTTTAGCGCACCCTTTCAGGCCGGTGAACACGAGCTCTTCATCAGTCCCAGCATCGGCAGTTGCCTGTTCCCCACAGACGGCAGTGACGTCACGACGCTGGTCAAAAATGCCGACGCCGCCATGTACCAATCCAAGGCAAAGGGCCGCAACCGGGTCGAAAGCTATACCCGTGACCTGACGGAGCAGGCCAGCCAGCGCATCGCACTGGAGCAGGAGTTGAGGCGCGCACTGGATCGCAATCAGTTGAGCCTGTTCTACCAGCCCAAGATCAGCCTGCTGACCCAGACGCTGGTGGGTGCTGAGGCACTGATTCGCTGGAACCACCCGACCTTCGGCGACGTGCCCCCTGACAGCTTCATCGCGCTGGCCGAAGAGAACGGCATGATCCTGCAAATCGGTGACTGGGTGCTGGAGCAAGCCTGCCGTCAAATGGGCAAGTGGCGCAAAACCTTTCAGCCGTTCGGCCCGCTATCGGTCAACCTGGCAGGCGCCCAACTGCACCAGCCAAACCTGGTCGAACACATCGAAAAGCTACTGGCAGACAACGGACTGGTGCCCGATTGTCTGCAACTGGAAATCACCGAGAACTTCATCATGAGCCAGACGCAGGAAGCACTGGAGGTGCTGCACAAACTGAAAAAACTCGGCGTGCAACTGGCCATCGACGACTTCGGCACCGGCTACTCATCACTGAGCTACCTCAAACGCCTGCCACTGGACATCCTCAAGATCGACCAGTCCTTCGTCCGCGGCCTGCCCGACGACACCCACGACGCCGCCATCGTCCGCGCCATCATCGCACTGGGCCGAAGCCTGCAACTGACCGTGATCGCCGAAGGCGTCGAAACCCGCGAACAGCAACAATTCCTCGCCACCGAAGGCTGCGAACAGATGCAAGGCTACATCAGCAGCCTGCCCCTCCTCCCCGAAGAATTCAGCGCGAGGTTTCTTCTTATGAATCTTTCGGACGTTTCGGATAGCACAGCCGCGAAACCGCCGTTATAA
- the rpoD gene encoding RNA polymerase sigma factor RpoD, which yields MSGKAQQQSRIKELITLGREQKYLTYAEVNDHLPEDISDPEQVEDIIRMINDMGIPVHESAPDADALMLADADTDEAAAEEAAAALAAVETDIGRTTDPVRMYMREMGTVELLTREGEIEIAKRIEEGIREVMGAIAHFPGTVDHILSEYTRVTSEGGRLSDVLSGYIDPDDGIAPPAEVPPPVDPKAAKAEGDDEEEETADATDDEEEVESGPDPVIAQQRFGAVSDQMEITRKALKKFGRSDKHAIAELVALAELFMPIKLVPKQFEGLVERVRGALERLRAQERAIMQLCVRDARMPRADFLRQFPGNEVDESWTDALAKGKSKYAEAIARLQPDIQRCQQKLSALEEETGLKIAEIKDINRRMSIGEAKARRAKKEMVEANLRLVISIAKKYTNRGLQFLDLIQEGNIGLMKAVDKFEYRRGYKFSTYATWWIRQAITRSIADQARTIRIPVHMIETINKLNRISRQMLQEMGREPTPEELGERMEMPEDKIRKVLKIAKEPISMETPIGDDEDSHLGDFIEDSTMQSPIDVATVESLKEATREVLSGLTAREAKVLRMRFGIDMNTDHTLEEVGKQFDVTRERIRQIEAKALRKLRHPTRSEHLRSFLDE from the coding sequence CCGCATGATCAACGACATGGGGATCCCGGTACACGAGAGTGCTCCGGATGCGGACGCCTTGATGCTGGCCGACGCCGATACCGACGAGGCGGCCGCAGAAGAAGCGGCTGCAGCGTTGGCAGCGGTCGAGACCGACATCGGTCGTACCACCGATCCCGTTCGCATGTACATGCGGGAAATGGGCACCGTTGAACTCCTGACCCGTGAAGGCGAGATCGAAATCGCCAAACGTATCGAAGAAGGCATCCGTGAAGTGATGGGCGCAATTGCGCACTTCCCTGGCACGGTTGACCATATCCTCTCCGAATACACACGTGTCACGAGCGAAGGCGGTCGTCTTTCCGACGTTCTGAGCGGTTACATCGACCCGGATGACGGCATTGCGCCGCCTGCCGAAGTGCCTCCGCCTGTCGACCCTAAAGCCGCCAAGGCTGAAGGTGATGACGAGGAAGAAGAAACGGCCGATGCCACCGATGACGAGGAAGAGGTCGAAAGCGGCCCTGATCCGGTCATTGCCCAGCAGCGCTTTGGTGCCGTTTCCGATCAAATGGAAATCACCCGCAAGGCGTTGAAGAAATTCGGTCGCAGCGACAAGCACGCTATTGCTGAACTGGTTGCGCTCGCCGAACTGTTCATGCCGATCAAGCTGGTTCCAAAGCAGTTTGAAGGTCTGGTAGAGCGTGTGCGCGGTGCCCTCGAGCGTCTTCGTGCTCAGGAACGCGCCATCATGCAGCTGTGCGTACGTGATGCACGTATGCCGCGCGCCGATTTCCTGCGCCAGTTCCCGGGCAACGAAGTTGACGAAAGCTGGACCGATGCCCTGGCTAAAGGCAAAAGCAAATACGCTGAAGCCATTGCGCGTCTGCAGCCAGATATCCAGCGTTGCCAGCAGAAGCTGTCGGCACTGGAAGAAGAGACCGGCCTGAAAATCGCCGAGATCAAGGACATCAACCGTCGCATGTCGATCGGTGAGGCCAAGGCCCGCCGCGCGAAGAAAGAGATGGTTGAAGCGAACTTGCGTCTGGTGATCTCCATCGCCAAGAAGTACACCAACCGTGGCTTGCAATTCCTCGATCTGATCCAGGAAGGCAACATCGGCTTGATGAAGGCAGTGGACAAGTTCGAATACCGTCGCGGCTACAAGTTCTCGACTTATGCCACCTGGTGGATCCGTCAGGCGATCACTCGCTCGATTGCCGACCAGGCACGCACCATCCGTATTCCGGTGCACATGATCGAGACGATCAACAAGCTCAACCGTATTTCCCGGCAGATGCTGCAGGAAATGGGTCGTGAACCGACCCCGGAAGAGCTGGGTGAGCGCATGGAAATGCCTGAGGACAAGATCCGCAAGGTATTGAAGATCGCCAAAGAGCCGATCTCCATGGAAACACCGATCGGCGACGACGAAGATTCGCACCTGGGTGACTTCATCGAAGACTCGACCATGCAGTCGCCAATCGATGTCGCCACTGTTGAAAGCCTGAAAGAAGCGACACGCGAAGTGCTGTCGGGCCTCACCGCCCGTGAAGCCAAGGTTCTGCGCATGCGCTTCGGCATCGACATGAATACCGACCACACGCTTGAAGAGGTCGGTAAGCAGTTTGACGTAACCCGCGAGCGGATTCGTCAGATCGAGGCCAAAGCACTGCGCAAACTGCGTCACCCGACCCGAAGCGAGCACCTGCGCTCGTTCCTCGACGAGTAA